In Dioscorea cayenensis subsp. rotundata cultivar TDr96_F1 unplaced genomic scaffold, TDr96_F1_v2_PseudoChromosome.rev07_lg8_w22 25.fasta BLBR01000030.1, whole genome shotgun sequence, a single genomic region encodes these proteins:
- the LOC120253276 gene encoding putative cytochrome c biosynthesis ccmC-like mitochondrial protein — MSISLLQPSLFMSKTRSYTKILFGSRLFLTVMAIHSSLRVAPPDFQQGGNSSIPYVHVPATRMSILVYIATATNSFLFPLTKHPLFLRSSGTGTEIGAFSTLFTLVTGGFRGRPMWGTFRVWDARLTSVFILFLIYLGALRFQKLPVELAPISIRAGPIDIPIIKSLVNWWNTSHQPGSISRYGTSIHVPMPIPILSNFF; from the coding sequence ATGTCCATTTCGTTATTACAACCTTCTTTATTTATGTCAAAGACAAGAAGCTACACGAAAATTCTTTTTGGGTCTCGGTTGTTCTTAACAGTGATGGCTATTCATTCAAGTCTTCGGGTAGCACCACCAGATTTTCAACAAGGTGGAAATTCTAGTATTCCGTATGTACATGTTCCTGCGACTCGGATgagtattcttgtttatatcGCTACGGCTACAAACAGTTTCTTGTTCCCATTAACAAAACATCCCCTTTTTCTTCGCTCTTCCGGAACCGGTACAGAAATTGGTGCTTTTTCTACTTTGTTTACCTTAGTGACTGGGGGGTTTCGGGGAAGGCCTATGTGGGGTACCTTTCGGGTGTGGGATGCTCGGTTGACTTCTGTATTCATCTTGTTCCTTATTTACCTGGGTGCACTGCGTTTTCAAAAGCTTCCTGTCGAACTGGCTCCTATTTCAATCCGTGCTGGACCGATCGATATACCAATAATAAAGTCTCTAGTTAACTGGTGGAATACATCGCATCAACCTGGGAGCATTAGCCGATATGGTACATCAATACATGTTCCTATGCCCATTCCAATCTTGTCCAACTTTTTCTAA